One genomic region from uncultured Subdoligranulum sp. encodes:
- a CDS encoding PrgI family protein, translating to MEIKIPKEVRDYHETIFFGLNTRQFICSLLALGVAVGVYFLLRPLLGTEEIGWVCILAAAPFAACGFFSYHGMTAEQLFWAWCKSEILSPKRLVYRSNSYYYDAIQGGMRMKKPKQKKRSRKEKRH from the coding sequence ATGGAAATCAAAATCCCCAAAGAAGTCCGGGATTATCATGAGACCATCTTCTTCGGTCTCAATACCCGGCAGTTTATCTGCTCACTGCTGGCCCTTGGGGTGGCGGTGGGCGTTTATTTTTTGCTCCGTCCGCTACTGGGAACGGAGGAAATCGGCTGGGTCTGCATCCTGGCCGCCGCACCCTTCGCGGCCTGCGGATTTTTCTCCTACCACGGTATGACCGCCGAGCAGCTGTTTTGGGCGTGGTGCAAATCCGAGATTCTGAGCCCCAAACGGCTGGTCTATCGTTCCAACAGCTATTACTACGATGCAATCCAGGGAGGAATGCGTATGAAGAAACCCAAACAGAAAAAGCGCAGCCGTAAGGAGAAGCGCCATTGA
- a CDS encoding type II toxin-antitoxin system RelE/ParE family toxin has translation MAKVYLSGLAKQDLSDAKRYISEELQNPEAAKRVLARIFKSLRVLEQFPYSGTPLQITGIETGYRSVASGSYRIFYHGDEESVYVVRILYGRRDFMRILFGVTPAPDDEE, from the coding sequence ATGGCAAAAGTGTATCTGTCAGGACTGGCCAAACAAGATCTATCTGATGCGAAACGGTATATTTCCGAGGAGCTGCAAAATCCGGAAGCGGCCAAGCGAGTACTGGCACGCATTTTCAAATCTCTTCGCGTTTTGGAACAGTTTCCCTATTCGGGAACACCGCTTCAGATTACGGGGATCGAAACGGGATATCGTAGTGTTGCCAGTGGAAGCTATCGCATCTTTTATCATGGCGATGAAGAATCTGTCTATGTTGTCCGCATCCTTTACGGACGGCGGGACTTCATGCGGATTTTGTTTGGTGTGACACCAGCACCGGATGATGAAGAATGA
- a CDS encoding type II toxin-antitoxin system prevent-host-death family antitoxin gives MPNIKPISDLRNYNEVLRDVSVNEPVFLTRNGRGRYAVVDIEEYERTRAGLKLLAELARGERSGRENGWLALDDVESEFLG, from the coding sequence ATGCCTAATATCAAGCCAATCTCGGATTTGCGTAACTACAACGAAGTACTGCGGGACGTGTCTGTGAATGAACCGGTATTTCTGACCCGAAACGGCAGAGGCCGTTATGCTGTGGTAGACATCGAGGAATACGAAAGAACACGTGCAGGGCTGAAGCTGCTGGCAGAACTAGCCCGCGGTGAACGCTCCGGTCGGGAGAACGGATGGCTCGCGCTGGATGATGTCGAGTCAGAATTTCTGGGGTGA
- the ltrA gene encoding group II intron reverse transcriptase/maturase produces the protein MTVKKLQKKAKLRNAEYFGLQEVLDRLYAQSAENKRYTVLMELVAADENILLAYRNISKNKGSKTAGTDGKTVRYLSKFTNTALIHYIKRRLEQYQPQPVRRVEIPKGDTGKTRPLGIPTIADRLIQQCFLQILEPICEAKFHERSNGFRPNRSAEHALAQCYAMIQKRGLHYVVDIDIKGFFDNVSHGKLLKQMWNMGIQDKRVLSIISAMLKAEVAGIGFPQKGTPQGGIISPLLSNIVLNELDWWIASQWENMPTRKNREYARSDNGVIDKSQKYEMLRKSSALKECYIVRYADDFKIFCRKRSDAVKLFAATRDWLKERLGLDISPEKSRIVNLKRQYSDFLGFKLRAVRKGVKSNGTAKYAVESHMSDKAVKKVKRQTREMVKRIQSPANVNEEYKAIGAYNAYVSGVHNYYRYATHISKDIRKIAFGITRTMQNRLRERLQKQGNPLPAYIAERYGRSKQIRYVSGQAVIPIGYIQAKAPLYKRREVNQYTEQGRRSIHKNLESVNMSILHYLMRNPVQFASVELNNNRLALYCAQHGCCAVTKQPLEIGDIHCHHKLPREKGGNDQYGNLVLVTETVHILIHATDSEVIARLVQTLRLNVRQRAKLNTLRKTAGLFSI, from the coding sequence ATGACAGTGAAGAAATTGCAAAAGAAAGCGAAACTGCGCAACGCTGAATACTTCGGCTTGCAGGAGGTATTGGACAGGCTCTATGCCCAAAGTGCGGAAAACAAACGCTATACCGTGCTGATGGAGCTGGTGGCCGCTGATGAAAATATCTTACTTGCTTACCGAAATATCAGCAAAAACAAGGGTAGCAAAACGGCGGGAACGGACGGAAAAACTGTCCGCTACCTGTCAAAGTTCACAAACACAGCACTCATTCACTATATAAAAAGGCGGTTGGAGCAGTACCAGCCCCAGCCGGTGCGCCGGGTGGAAATCCCCAAAGGAGACACAGGGAAAACTCGCCCTCTGGGAATCCCTACGATTGCCGACAGGCTGATCCAGCAATGCTTCCTGCAAATTCTGGAGCCGATATGCGAAGCGAAATTCCATGAGCGGAGCAACGGTTTCCGTCCCAACAGGAGCGCAGAACACGCGCTGGCACAGTGTTATGCGATGATACAAAAGCGCGGTCTGCATTATGTGGTTGATATTGATATAAAAGGGTTCTTCGATAATGTCAGCCACGGAAAACTGCTCAAGCAGATGTGGAATATGGGGATACAGGACAAGCGTGTGCTGAGTATCATATCCGCCATGCTGAAAGCAGAAGTTGCAGGAATCGGTTTTCCGCAAAAGGGGACGCCGCAGGGCGGTATCATTTCCCCACTGTTGTCCAATATCGTCTTGAACGAATTGGATTGGTGGATTGCCAGCCAGTGGGAGAATATGCCGACACGCAAAAACCGTGAATATGCGCGGTCTGACAATGGGGTTATTGACAAAAGCCAGAAGTATGAAATGCTCCGAAAAAGCTCTGCCCTAAAAGAGTGCTACATCGTCCGGTATGCCGATGACTTCAAAATCTTCTGCCGCAAGCGAAGCGACGCAGTAAAACTCTTTGCCGCTACAAGAGATTGGCTAAAGGAACGGCTGGGGCTGGACATCAGCCCCGAAAAGTCCAGAATTGTCAATTTGAAAAGGCAATACTCCGATTTTCTCGGCTTCAAGCTAAGAGCTGTGAGAAAAGGCGTCAAGAGCAACGGCACAGCAAAGTACGCGGTAGAATCGCACATGAGCGATAAGGCAGTCAAGAAAGTGAAGCGGCAAACGCGGGAAATGGTGAAAAGAATCCAATCCCCGGCAAATGTGAATGAGGAATACAAAGCCATTGGAGCCTATAACGCCTATGTTTCAGGTGTTCACAACTACTATCGTTATGCTACCCACATCAGCAAAGACATTCGTAAAATTGCCTTCGGCATCACTCGAACCATGCAGAACAGATTGAGAGAGCGCTTGCAAAAGCAAGGAAACCCTCTGCCCGCCTACATTGCGGAGCGGTATGGAAGAAGCAAGCAAATTCGCTATGTGAGTGGTCAGGCTGTTATCCCCATTGGATATATCCAAGCCAAAGCACCGCTCTACAAACGGCGGGAAGTGAACCAGTACACGGAACAAGGCCGCAGAAGTATTCACAAAAATCTGGAATCCGTAAATATGAGCATTTTACACTACCTCATGCGGAACCCGGTACAGTTTGCAAGTGTGGAACTGAACAACAACAGACTGGCACTGTATTGCGCTCAACATGGGTGCTGCGCCGTTACCAAACAGCCGCTTGAAATCGGGGACATTCATTGTCACCACAAGCTCCCGCGAGAGAAAGGCGGTAACGACCAATACGGGAATCTGGTGCTGGTTACAGAGACCGTCCATATTTTGATTCATGCCACTGATAGCGAGGTAATTGCACGCCTTGTTCAAACATTGCGGTTAAACGTAAGACAGCGTGCGAAGTTGAACACTTTGCGCAAAACAGCAGGCTTATTCTCAATCTAA
- a CDS encoding VirD4-like conjugal transfer protein, CD1115 family, protein MQKTPTPWWIWLLPLPLIWWAAIALAMRWQPGMNLSGLLSACNEMLAQPLPLAWSSQTPRFLLIFTGLYAVIALVASSEHRNTRPGEEHGSARWGNAKELNRRYRDTQGPNLLMTRNFRIGVDGYKHKHNTNVLIVGGAGAGKTRTYAVPNVLESGRLTMKGALCTGCSMVITDPKGEILRKTGGFLKQIGYEVRVFDLLNPDASFCYNPFRYVRDDKDVLQLISNLIQNTTPPHAQSSDPFWEKSETALLQALMLYLLHEAPPEEQNFGMVMELLGSAQVKEEDESYESPLDILFERLAMRDPESIAVKQYGIYKQAAGKTAKSILVSVGVRLAAFNLPQIARLTMTDELHLDELGEKRVALFCCIPDADRSLNYLVGMVYTQLIQTLFYQADRVHRGRLPVPVHCLMDEFANSATRS, encoded by the coding sequence TTGCAGAAAACGCCAACTCCATGGTGGATTTGGCTGCTGCCTCTTCCGCTGATCTGGTGGGCTGCGATTGCCCTGGCCATGCGCTGGCAACCCGGTATGAACCTGTCCGGTCTGCTGAGCGCCTGCAACGAGATGCTGGCGCAGCCGCTTCCCCTTGCGTGGAGCAGCCAGACCCCGCGCTTCCTGCTGATTTTCACCGGCCTGTATGCTGTGATTGCCTTGGTTGCATCTAGTGAACACCGCAACACCCGCCCGGGGGAGGAACACGGTTCTGCCCGCTGGGGCAACGCCAAAGAGCTCAACCGTCGCTACCGGGATACCCAAGGACCCAACCTGCTGATGACGCGCAACTTCCGCATCGGGGTGGATGGCTATAAACACAAACACAACACGAATGTGCTTATCGTGGGCGGCGCAGGTGCTGGCAAGACCCGTACCTATGCAGTGCCTAATGTGTTGGAGTCCGGGCGGCTGACGATGAAGGGAGCTTTGTGTACCGGCTGCTCCATGGTGATCACCGATCCCAAGGGAGAGATCCTGCGCAAGACCGGTGGCTTTCTCAAGCAGATTGGGTATGAAGTCCGGGTGTTCGATCTGCTCAACCCTGATGCGTCCTTCTGCTATAACCCCTTTCGGTATGTGCGGGATGACAAGGATGTGCTGCAACTGATCTCCAACCTCATTCAGAACACCACGCCGCCCCATGCACAGAGCTCCGACCCTTTTTGGGAAAAATCCGAGACTGCGCTGCTCCAGGCCCTCATGCTGTATCTGCTGCATGAGGCTCCGCCGGAGGAACAAAACTTCGGCATGGTCATGGAGCTGCTGGGCAGCGCCCAGGTCAAGGAGGAGGACGAGAGCTACGAGTCGCCCCTGGATATCCTCTTCGAACGTCTGGCCATGCGTGACCCGGAAAGCATTGCCGTCAAGCAGTACGGCATCTACAAACAGGCCGCCGGCAAAACCGCCAAGTCCATCCTGGTGAGCGTCGGCGTCCGGCTGGCTGCCTTCAACTTACCACAGATCGCCCGACTGACCATGACCGATGAACTGCATCTGGACGAGCTGGGAGAAAAACGGGTGGCACTGTTCTGCTGCATCCCGGATGCGGACCGTTCCCTGAACTATCTGGTTGGCATGGTCTACACCCAGCTGATCCAGACGCTTTTCTACCAGGCAGACCGTGTCCATCGGGGACGGCTTCCTGTGCCGGTCCACTGCCTGATGGACGAGTTCGCCAACAGTGCGACACGTTCCTAA
- a CDS encoding DUF4240 domain-containing protein: MNTDDFWSLIERAQQVADPQNEASMMEALFWELTKLPDREFFAWYRLQEAFMQLADTPKLCAAASIINYGTSDDRFMDFRAWLVMQGRAVYLSALAAPDRLARMRVPFGEAEWELCGYIAMYAYTGRKYLALFRPDAPDGQALRRRYPDCKDLPQQVERICMNRALIRRYDVGGFDQDLEHQMLQTEIEYRLHRSNIPRDFFSVQHKDEPKEDLAEELAKTLTIDTAEVDPALPHALPALWKKRTDWEANRLQQRSGTARGEQAER, translated from the coding sequence TTGAATACCGATGATTTCTGGAGCCTGATTGAACGGGCCCAACAGGTGGCCGACCCGCAGAATGAAGCCTCCATGATGGAGGCCCTGTTTTGGGAACTGACCAAGCTGCCTGACCGGGAATTCTTTGCCTGGTACCGGCTGCAGGAAGCCTTTATGCAGCTGGCCGACACGCCCAAGCTGTGTGCGGCGGCCTCTATCATCAACTATGGCACTTCCGATGACCGCTTTATGGATTTTCGCGCCTGGCTGGTCATGCAGGGGCGGGCCGTGTATTTGTCTGCCTTGGCCGCCCCTGACCGTCTGGCCAGGATGCGGGTGCCCTTCGGCGAAGCTGAGTGGGAGCTGTGCGGGTATATCGCCATGTATGCTTATACCGGCAGAAAGTATCTCGCGTTGTTCCGACCGGACGCCCCCGACGGGCAGGCGCTGCGCCGCCGCTATCCGGATTGCAAGGATCTGCCGCAGCAGGTGGAGCGAATCTGCATGAACCGTGCGCTGATCCGAAGATACGATGTGGGTGGGTTTGACCAGGATCTGGAACACCAGATGCTGCAGACCGAGATCGAGTACCGGCTGCATCGAAGCAATATCCCCAGGGATTTCTTTTCGGTTCAGCACAAAGACGAACCTAAAGAGGATCTGGCTGAAGAACTGGCCAAGACGCTCACCATCGATACCGCAGAAGTGGACCCGGCTTTACCGCACGCCCTTCCTGCCCTGTGGAAGAAGCGGACAGACTGGGAAGCCAATCGGCTGCAGCAACGAAGCGGTACAGCGCGCGGCGAACAGGCAGAGCGCTGA
- a CDS encoding phosphoadenosine phosphosulfate reductase family protein gives MEPNNLKPVYTIASLSGGKDSTAMLLRLLEEARPIDEILFCDTGWEFPQMYDHLTRLERYIGRPITRLKAPLTAEQYFYEYTAKSTARLVTDRGLSWPSHSCRWCTGRLKTHVINKHLRDLRRQYHLVQYVGIAADEAHRCKDLHYPLVEWGMTEADCLNYCYARGFDWGGLYDIFRRVSCWCCPLQPLSELRKLRKHCPDLWQRLLEMDAHTWQPFRADYTARQLEARFALEEERTAQGLPITGRAFFTALRQRFEKEGCS, from the coding sequence TTGGAACCCAACAATCTGAAACCTGTCTATACCATCGCGTCGCTGTCGGGTGGAAAAGATTCGACGGCGATGCTTCTTCGACTTCTGGAGGAAGCCCGACCCATCGATGAGATCCTGTTCTGTGACACAGGCTGGGAATTCCCGCAGATGTATGATCACCTGACCAGGCTGGAACGCTACATCGGTCGACCCATTACCCGTCTGAAAGCCCCGCTGACAGCAGAGCAATACTTCTACGAGTATACTGCCAAATCTACCGCCCGTCTGGTCACGGACCGGGGCCTCAGCTGGCCTTCCCATTCCTGCCGCTGGTGTACCGGGCGTCTGAAAACTCATGTCATCAACAAGCACCTGCGGGATCTGCGCAGGCAGTATCATCTGGTACAGTATGTGGGCATTGCGGCGGACGAAGCACATCGCTGCAAGGATCTGCACTACCCGTTGGTGGAATGGGGGATGACCGAAGCAGACTGCCTCAACTATTGCTATGCCCGCGGCTTCGACTGGGGCGGGTTGTACGATATCTTTCGCAGAGTTTCTTGCTGGTGCTGCCCTCTGCAGCCGCTGTCGGAACTGCGGAAGCTTCGTAAACACTGCCCGGATCTCTGGCAGCGGCTTCTGGAAATGGATGCCCATACCTGGCAGCCTTTCCGCGCCGACTACACTGCCCGACAACTGGAGGCACGTTTTGCTTTGGAAGAAGAAAGAACTGCACAGGGCCTGCCCATCACCGGACGGGCCTTTTTTACTGCCCTGCGGCAGAGATTCGAAAAGGAGGGATGTTCTTGA